From one Montipora capricornis isolate CH-2021 chromosome 10, ASM3666992v2, whole genome shotgun sequence genomic stretch:
- the LOC138019846 gene encoding uncharacterized protein isoform X2, which yields MSKKQGQRPAKDVLKDSFREIYGGKKKECQHSGAVDGKTNYALLCRLLASLGSKVLRDVFDGLIHPQDLCRALQREPVHSKLLSLRKQEILSPEQWSKLYPVNPSSVLSTDFESDLLIVLLRTICNLSPPATGWDLPPDSLDTSCVSDIVRLKYFINAVSTHAEKDSVSDAVTFCEYKDEIQKTLVRLGGDEYNDAICEMEKQEMGLLDKERFKGLLKQWKDGDDRIKDKLKNWECIMKTSRDAGADPVQPEASCANVVSAAGRSTTHGHHEHEIADCESDIRFFAKRHDPDTRNWLFDDFNKWFSDPGESRAYVLLGDAGVGKSVIAGALAQRMKEHLGAACFCRHYDDTRNDPRYLLGTLASQLCKCNSRYNNTVGGIDGVITMLHNNKLGVQELFTKLLEEPLAKCTHLAERKLVIIDALDETEYESREDFLFLIKERFPRLPHWLLFFITSRPEDKIRERLEKYNPCVRICAGDSEQHYIYQQHEGDIRRFLQNGVDFSLLPFTVEEIAKSCNGLFLHAFYLRKKLNDLAKTGKMDYTLSDLLVDDVEDFFRDNFQRVFSRVGKDLYEKLIGCILAAPSPLPVSFIPFVLQQEKSSLDEQEVIDAVMQFAWNQTSNDTVTFLHKRIPTWLTKNPRTRDYQRKTKRKDCPHLLIDKKKAEEYLARIFEETLSGIVTEPLPACPCINENLQDYAFRFAIRFLCEYGDQELVGTVFRCLTSLHFLEKRVESGKIGIYHLLEDLKLASCCPAFKDLHKKNILHEISNALESNVHILLEAPHLLISCLRNGSKVLQETGLIPKLLGPWLEWSAFPECLPGFHVFATASDQRTVVASNGRSIVFVDASRLTIVSGPFEVSQLTIKEIKHLEFSPDGKWVFFGRLDKWFSVERKSVEDFSQFSGNKIIYEKCAFTRDDQYIVVEGTGAFLVSCECAGELLALWALQEIHHNRSEMTCFPLPSIPFVFRRSAKRWRSSDCLGGSVEQLVVYLEAPESYEPVEPFVCLVPCNHCTPFCKKLGALLQSVYDSSLRAVRQLIVELYPYIFDFQVWNVHNGRPLLYDVFSLSVQLNEFTYFWHVRHGRQLKGLYGITAKASSISNIAVANAVYAVTLSEMHGELRRLRVRRFLDKEAWLTRKREGHPEEDIRRRVPRLSRILFAFSRMNSHLLLKDDFSVSFISVSPRQKWLLLSYWDEPNILRVYSVSEANEEQYFLDANCILRKLEPFCYFTFTNDDSYFIYSTSSGSLYALCLQTGTALKSVTGTNLCVFKGERQVGYSFQSKSEKKAIYLTDLFSPLVFLRLSSLIHGSAVSKSAATTFISSDSLKAVSSNSLTTSLQFMNESMSPTSDASLASSRVLQNVVFSANGKSIAFRDENKVKLCSVSAEFVEVQECCTIFDQTSSLTAVISFSTDSQYLLVCIRDKLNDQDFYVWDVEKQQLSVKFKLSGCVIFECFCLSPDKTKLILCCEYEIHIWKYCNGTCCLLERIGVERFYSSVKFSQCIVSLDNELLVCCIANIIILYSLRVPGRIFQSKRSFRGHLGRVEFCKFLKINRYLISYGIDGVVFLWDLEKAKAVGFAKITQNQESIVGMAVSPDEDRAVCFTSRGRICVVKLCNLGMCLSLKLLTAPTKHETNSAEESPQSAGEMVSTISAPCAEDELEFSSSESEEDMFSYYLEHDDIDEFD from the exons CAGCTTTCGGGAAATATACGGGGGGAAGAAAAAGGAATGTCAACATTCTG GTGCTGTAGATGGAAAAACCAATTATGCACTGTTATGTAGACTTCTGGCCAGCCTGGGCTCAAAAGTGTTGAGGGATGTGTTTGACGGACTAATTCATCCACAAGACCTTTGCAGAGCCTTGCAACGTGAGCCAGTGCACTCTAAGCTTCTGTCTCTTCGAAAACAAGAAATCCTCAGTCCAGAGCAGTGGAGTAAATTGTATCCAGTTAACCCCTCCTCAGTATTATCCACAGACTTTGAATCTGATCTCCTGATCGTGCTTCTGAGGACAATCTGTAACCTGAGTCCCCCAGCCACTGGCTGGGATTTACCTCCCGATTCACTTGACACCAGCTGTGTGTCTGACATCGTACGTTTAAAGTATTTCATTAATGCAGTATCAACCCATGCTGAAAAGGACTCTGTTAGTGATGCAGTGACATTCTGTGAATACAAAGATGAGATTCAGAAAACACTGGTAAGATTGGGTGGAGATGAATATAATGATGCCATTTGTGAAATGGAGAAACAAGAAATGGGTCTCTTAGACAAGGAACGTTTTAAAGGACTtctaaagcagtggaaagatGGTGACGACAGAATTAAGGATAAACTGAAAAATTGGGAGTGTATAATGAAGACTTCTAGAGATGCAGGTGCAG ATCCTGTACAACCAGAAGCAAGTTGTGCTAATGTTGTGTCAGCAGCTGGCAGAAGCACCACGCACGGTCATCATGAGCATG AGATCGCAGATTGTGAATCAGACATCAGATTCTTTGCCAAGCGCCACGATCCGGACACAAGAAATTGGCTGTTTGATGATTTCAACAAGTGGTTCAGTGATCCTGGTGAGTCCAGAGCTTATGTTCTCCTGGGTGATGCAGGAGTCGGCAAGAGTGTGATTGCTGGAGCCCTGGCGCAACGCATGAAGGAGCATTTAGGTGCTGCCTGCTTTTGCCGTCACTACGATGACACAAGAAATGATCCCAGGTATCTTCTTGGGACTTTGGCGAGTCAACTCTGTAAATGTAATAGTCGCTACAATAATACAGTGGGTGGGATAGATGGTGTAATCACGATGTTACACAATAATAAATTAGGAGTTCAGGAACTTTTTACAAAACTGTTAGAAGAACCATTAGCTAAGTGTACGCATTTAGCAGAGCGAAAATTAGTTATTATTGACGCCCTAGATGAGACAGAGTACGAGTCCAGGGAAGATTTCCTTTTCCTTATAAAGGAACGTTTCCCGCGTCTTCCTCATTGGCTTTTGTTCTTTATCACCAGTCGCCCTGAAGACAAAATACGGGAAAGATTGGAGAAATACAATCCTTGTGTTAGGATTTGCGCGGGCGATAGTGAACAGCATTATATTTATCAGCAGCACGAGGGAGATATTCGACGATTTCTTCAGAATGGTGTCGATTTTTCGCTTCTCCCGTTCACCGTGGAAGAGATCGCGAAGTCTTGCAATGGGTTGTTCTTGCATGCATTTTACCTCAGGAAGAAACTCAACGATCTCGCAAAAACAGGTAAGATGGATTACACGCTGAGTGACCTTCTTGTCGACGATGTTGAAGATTTCTTTCGGGACAATTTTCAACGAGTGTTTAGTAGAGTAGGTAAAGATCTCTACGAGAAGTTGATCGGATGTATCCTAGCTGCTCCATCTCCCCTTCCTGTCTCGTTTATTCCCTTTGTTCTGCAACAAGAAAAATCGAGTCTTGATGAGCAGGAAGTAATTGATGCTGTTATGCAATTTGCTTGGAATCAAACTTCCAATGATACCGTCACCTTTCTACACAAACGGATTCCAACTTGGTTAACAAAAAATCCAAGGACGAGAGACTACCAAAGAAAGACCAAAAGAAAAGATTGTCCTCACTTGTTGATAGACAAGAAAAAGGCAGAAGAGTACCTGGCAAGAATATTTGAGGAAACACTGTCTGGTATTGTCACCGAACCTTTACCAGCATGTCCATGCATAAATGAGAATTTGCAGGACTATGCTTTTCGCTTTGCCATTCGATTTTTGTGTGAGTATGGTGACCAGGAATTAGTAGGAACTGTTTTTAGGTGTTTGACAAGTTTGCATTTCTTGGAGAAAAGAGTCGAAAGTGGGAAAATTGGTATCTACCACCTGCTAGAAGATTTGAAGCTTGCTTCATGCTGCCCCGCATTCAAGGACTTACACAAGAAGAATATTCTTCATGAGATCTCCAACGCTCTTGAAAGCAATGTTCATATTCTTTTGGAAGCGCCTCATCTTTTAATTTCCTGTCTTCGAAATGGATCAAAAGTCTTGCAAGAAACTGGTCTAATTCCCAAACTCTTGGGACCGTGGTTGGAGTGGAGTGCTTTTCCTGAGTGTCTTCCAGGCTTTCACGTTTTTGCGACAGCTTCTGATCAAAGAACGGTAGTGGCCTCAAATGGTCGctccattgtttttgttgatgCATCTCGTTTAACGATAGTGAGTGGTCCTTTTGAGGTAAGTCAACTTACAATAAAGGAAATCAAGCATTTGGAGTTCTCGCCTGACGGTAAGTGGGTGTTTTTCGGTAGACTGGACAAATGGTTTTCGGTTGAGCGTAAAAGTGTCGAAGACTTTTCGCAGTTCTCTGGAAATAAAATCATTTATGAGAAGTGCGCGTTCACTCGTGATGATCAGTACATTGTCGTAGAAGGGACTGGCGCTTTCTTGGTGTCTTGTGAGTGTGCAGGCGAACTATTGGCTCTTTGGGCCTTACAAGAAATTCACCACAATAGAAGTGAAATGACCTGCTTTCCGTTGCCATccattccttttgttttcagaagatCAGCCAAACGATGGCGCTCCAGTGATTGTCTCGGAGGATCAGTCGAACAATTGGTAGTCTACCTTGAAGCACCAGAGTCGTATGAGCCGGTTGAGCCTTTTGTGTGTTTAGTACCCTGTAATCACTGTACGCCATTTTGTAAAAAACTGGGAGCATTACTACAGTCAGTTTATGATTCATCCTTGAGAGCAGTTCGCCAACTGATTGTTGAACTTTATCCTTATATATTTGATTTCCAGGTTTGGAATGTACACAATGGAAGACCTTTGTTGTACGATGTCTTTTCGCTCAGTGTTCAGTTAAACGAATTCACTTATTTTTGGCACGTAAGGCACGGCAGACAGTTGAAGGGACTTTACGGTATCACCGCTAAAGCTTCTTCTATCAGTAACATAGCTGTGGCAAATGCTGTTTACGCTGTTACCCTTTCTGAGATGCACGGGGAGTTGCGGAGGCTGAGGGTGAGAAGATTCCTAGACAAGGAGGCATGGCTGACACGGAAACGGGAAGGACACCCAGAGGAGGATATTAGGCGACGGGTCCCAAGGCTATCGAGGATACTTTTTGCGTTCTCTCGAATGAATTCTCATCTGCTTCTGAAAGATGATTTTTCCGTGAGTTTCATTTCCGTTTCACCACGACAGAAATGGCTCCTCCTGAGCTATTGGGATGAACCTAACATTTTACGTGTGTACTCTGTATCCGAAGCAAATGAAGAACAGTATTTTCTTGATGCTAACTGTATCCTGAGAAAGCTCGAGCCGTTTTGTTACTTCACATTTACGAATGATGACAGCTACTTCATATATAGCACTTCATCAGGGTCACTATACGCTTTATGTCTCCAAACAGGTACAGCTTTGAAAAGCGTTACTGGAACAAACCTTTGTGTGTTCAAAGGGGAAAGGCAGGTTGGTTATTCCTTTCAAAGCAAAAGCGAGAAAAAAGCAATATATTTGACAGATCTTTTTAGCCCGTTGGTGTTTCTACGCTTATCAAGCTTAATCCATGGCTCAGCAGTATCAAAATCCGCTGCAACGACATTCATTTCAAGTGACAGCTTGAAAGCTGTGAGCTCCAACTCGCTGACTACGAGTTTGCAATTTATGAATGAAAGCATGTCACCCACATCGGACGCTTCATTGGCAAGTTCTCGTGTGCTCCAAAACGTTGTGTTTTCTgctaatggaaagtcaattgccTTTCGTGATGAAAACAAGGTAAAGTTGTGCAGTGTATCTGCAGAATTCGTAGAGGTCCAGGAGTGTTGTACCATATTTGATCAAACGTCTTCGTTAACGGCTGTAATCTCTTTCTCCACTGACAGTCAATATCTTCTCGTTTGTATACGGGATAAGTTAAACGACCAGGATTTCTACGTTTGGGATGTTGAAAAACAACAGCTgtcagttaaatttaaattgtcAGGATGTGTCATTTTCGAATGTTTTTGTCTTTCCCCGGACAAAACGAAGTTGATCTTATGTTGCGAATATGAAATTCATATTTGGAAGTATTGCAATGGTACTTGCTGTTTATTGGAAAGAATTGGAGTCGAGAGATTTTACAGTTCTGTCAAATTTAGTCAGTGTATTGTTTCTTTGGACAATGAACTGCTAGTTTGCTGCATCGCAAACATAATTATTCTCTACAGCCTTCGGGTTCCTGGCAGAATTTTTCAGTCCAAACGATCTTTCCGTGGTCATCTTGGCAGAGTTGAGTTCTGTaagtttttgaaaataaacCGTTACCTTATTAGTTATGGCATTGACGGCGTAGTTTTCCTGTGGGATTTGGAAAAGGCAAAAGCTGTTGGGTTCGCGAAAATAACGCAAAACCAGGAATCGATCGTTGGCATGGCCGTGTCACCCGATGAGGACAGAGCTGTTTGCTTCACGTCCCGTGGTCGAATATGCGTTGTTAAGCTCTGTAACCTGGGAATGTGCCTCTCTTTGAAATTGTTGACGGCACCAACAAAACACGAAACGAATAGTGCAGAGGAAAGTCCACAATCTGCAGGAGAAATGGTGTCTACGATTTCAGCTCCATGTGCTGAGGATGAACTGGAATTCAGCAGTTCTGAGTCGGAAGAAGACATGTTTTCTTACTACTTGGAACATGATGACATTGACGAATTTGATTGA
- the LOC138019846 gene encoding uncharacterized protein isoform X3 — protein sequence MSKKQGQRPAKDVLKDSFREIYGGKKKECQHSGAVDGKTNYALLCRLLASLGSKVLRDVFDGLIHPQDLCRALQREPVHSKLLSLRKQEILSPEQWSKLYPVNPSSVLSTDFESDLLIVLLRTICNLSPPATGWDLPPDSLDTSCVSDIVRLKYFINAVSTHAEKDSVSDAVTFCEYKDEIQKTLVRLGGDEYNDAICEMEKQEMGLLDKERFKGLLKQWKDGDDRIKDKLKNWECIMKTSRDADPVQPEASCANVVSAAGRSTTHGHHEHEIADCESDIRFFAKRHDPDTRNWLFDDFNKWFSDPGESRAYVLLGDAGVGKSVIAGALAQRMKEHLGAACFCRHYDDTRNDPRYLLGTLASQLCKCNSRYNNTVGGIDGVITMLHNNKLGVQELFTKLLEEPLAKCTHLAERKLVIIDALDETEYESREDFLFLIKERFPRLPHWLLFFITSRPEDKIRERLEKYNPCVRICAGDSEQHYIYQQHEGDIRRFLQNGVDFSLLPFTVEEIAKSCNGLFLHAFYLRKKLNDLAKTGKMDYTLSDLLVDDVEDFFRDNFQRVFSRVGKDLYEKLIGCILAAPSPLPVSFIPFVLQQEKSSLDEQEVIDAVMQFAWNQTSNDTVTFLHKRIPTWLTKNPRTRDYQRKTKRKDCPHLLIDKKKAEEYLARIFEETLSGIVTEPLPACPCINENLQDYAFRFAIRFLCEYGDQELVGTVFRCLTSLHFLEKRVESGKIGIYHLLEDLKLASCCPAFKDLHKKNILHEISNALESNVHILLEAPHLLISCLRNGSKVLQETGLIPKLLGPWLEWSAFPECLPGFHVFATASDQRTVVASNGRSIVFVDASRLTIVSGPFEVSQLTIKEIKHLEFSPDGKWVFFGRLDKWFSVERKSVEDFSQFSGNKIIYEKCAFTRDDQYIVVEGTGAFLVSCECAGELLALWALQEIHHNRSEMTCFPLPSIPFVFRRSAKRWRSSDCLGGSVEQLVVYLEAPESYEPVEPFVCLVPCNHCTPFCKKLGALLQSVYDSSLRAVRQLIVELYPYIFDFQVWNVHNGRPLLYDVFSLSVQLNEFTYFWHVRHGRQLKGLYGITAKASSISNIAVANAVYAVTLSEMHGELRRLRVRRFLDKEAWLTRKREGHPEEDIRRRVPRLSRILFAFSRMNSHLLLKDDFSVSFISVSPRQKWLLLSYWDEPNILRVYSVSEANEEQYFLDANCILRKLEPFCYFTFTNDDSYFIYSTSSGSLYALCLQTGTALKSVTGTNLCVFKGERQVGYSFQSKSEKKAIYLTDLFSPLVFLRLSSLIHGSAVSKSAATTFISSDSLKAVSSNSLTTSLQFMNESMSPTSDASLASSRVLQNVVFSANGKSIAFRDENKVKLCSVSAEFVEVQECCTIFDQTSSLTAVISFSTDSQYLLVCIRDKLNDQDFYVWDVEKQQLSVKFKLSGCVIFECFCLSPDKTKLILCCEYEIHIWKYCNGTCCLLERIGVERFYSSVKFSQCIVSLDNELLVCCIANIIILYSLRVPGRIFQSKRSFRGHLGRVEFCKFLKINRYLISYGIDGVVFLWDLEKAKAVGFAKITQNQESIVGMAVSPDEDRAVCFTSRGRICVVKLCNLGMCLSLKLLTAPTKHETNSAEESPQSAGEMVSTISAPCAEDELEFSSSESEEDMFSYYLEHDDIDEFD from the exons CAGCTTTCGGGAAATATACGGGGGGAAGAAAAAGGAATGTCAACATTCTG GTGCTGTAGATGGAAAAACCAATTATGCACTGTTATGTAGACTTCTGGCCAGCCTGGGCTCAAAAGTGTTGAGGGATGTGTTTGACGGACTAATTCATCCACAAGACCTTTGCAGAGCCTTGCAACGTGAGCCAGTGCACTCTAAGCTTCTGTCTCTTCGAAAACAAGAAATCCTCAGTCCAGAGCAGTGGAGTAAATTGTATCCAGTTAACCCCTCCTCAGTATTATCCACAGACTTTGAATCTGATCTCCTGATCGTGCTTCTGAGGACAATCTGTAACCTGAGTCCCCCAGCCACTGGCTGGGATTTACCTCCCGATTCACTTGACACCAGCTGTGTGTCTGACATCGTACGTTTAAAGTATTTCATTAATGCAGTATCAACCCATGCTGAAAAGGACTCTGTTAGTGATGCAGTGACATTCTGTGAATACAAAGATGAGATTCAGAAAACACTGGTAAGATTGGGTGGAGATGAATATAATGATGCCATTTGTGAAATGGAGAAACAAGAAATGGGTCTCTTAGACAAGGAACGTTTTAAAGGACTtctaaagcagtggaaagatGGTGACGACAGAATTAAGGATAAACTGAAAAATTGGGAGTGTATAATGAAGACTTCTAGAGATGCAG ATCCTGTACAACCAGAAGCAAGTTGTGCTAATGTTGTGTCAGCAGCTGGCAGAAGCACCACGCACGGTCATCATGAGCATG AGATCGCAGATTGTGAATCAGACATCAGATTCTTTGCCAAGCGCCACGATCCGGACACAAGAAATTGGCTGTTTGATGATTTCAACAAGTGGTTCAGTGATCCTGGTGAGTCCAGAGCTTATGTTCTCCTGGGTGATGCAGGAGTCGGCAAGAGTGTGATTGCTGGAGCCCTGGCGCAACGCATGAAGGAGCATTTAGGTGCTGCCTGCTTTTGCCGTCACTACGATGACACAAGAAATGATCCCAGGTATCTTCTTGGGACTTTGGCGAGTCAACTCTGTAAATGTAATAGTCGCTACAATAATACAGTGGGTGGGATAGATGGTGTAATCACGATGTTACACAATAATAAATTAGGAGTTCAGGAACTTTTTACAAAACTGTTAGAAGAACCATTAGCTAAGTGTACGCATTTAGCAGAGCGAAAATTAGTTATTATTGACGCCCTAGATGAGACAGAGTACGAGTCCAGGGAAGATTTCCTTTTCCTTATAAAGGAACGTTTCCCGCGTCTTCCTCATTGGCTTTTGTTCTTTATCACCAGTCGCCCTGAAGACAAAATACGGGAAAGATTGGAGAAATACAATCCTTGTGTTAGGATTTGCGCGGGCGATAGTGAACAGCATTATATTTATCAGCAGCACGAGGGAGATATTCGACGATTTCTTCAGAATGGTGTCGATTTTTCGCTTCTCCCGTTCACCGTGGAAGAGATCGCGAAGTCTTGCAATGGGTTGTTCTTGCATGCATTTTACCTCAGGAAGAAACTCAACGATCTCGCAAAAACAGGTAAGATGGATTACACGCTGAGTGACCTTCTTGTCGACGATGTTGAAGATTTCTTTCGGGACAATTTTCAACGAGTGTTTAGTAGAGTAGGTAAAGATCTCTACGAGAAGTTGATCGGATGTATCCTAGCTGCTCCATCTCCCCTTCCTGTCTCGTTTATTCCCTTTGTTCTGCAACAAGAAAAATCGAGTCTTGATGAGCAGGAAGTAATTGATGCTGTTATGCAATTTGCTTGGAATCAAACTTCCAATGATACCGTCACCTTTCTACACAAACGGATTCCAACTTGGTTAACAAAAAATCCAAGGACGAGAGACTACCAAAGAAAGACCAAAAGAAAAGATTGTCCTCACTTGTTGATAGACAAGAAAAAGGCAGAAGAGTACCTGGCAAGAATATTTGAGGAAACACTGTCTGGTATTGTCACCGAACCTTTACCAGCATGTCCATGCATAAATGAGAATTTGCAGGACTATGCTTTTCGCTTTGCCATTCGATTTTTGTGTGAGTATGGTGACCAGGAATTAGTAGGAACTGTTTTTAGGTGTTTGACAAGTTTGCATTTCTTGGAGAAAAGAGTCGAAAGTGGGAAAATTGGTATCTACCACCTGCTAGAAGATTTGAAGCTTGCTTCATGCTGCCCCGCATTCAAGGACTTACACAAGAAGAATATTCTTCATGAGATCTCCAACGCTCTTGAAAGCAATGTTCATATTCTTTTGGAAGCGCCTCATCTTTTAATTTCCTGTCTTCGAAATGGATCAAAAGTCTTGCAAGAAACTGGTCTAATTCCCAAACTCTTGGGACCGTGGTTGGAGTGGAGTGCTTTTCCTGAGTGTCTTCCAGGCTTTCACGTTTTTGCGACAGCTTCTGATCAAAGAACGGTAGTGGCCTCAAATGGTCGctccattgtttttgttgatgCATCTCGTTTAACGATAGTGAGTGGTCCTTTTGAGGTAAGTCAACTTACAATAAAGGAAATCAAGCATTTGGAGTTCTCGCCTGACGGTAAGTGGGTGTTTTTCGGTAGACTGGACAAATGGTTTTCGGTTGAGCGTAAAAGTGTCGAAGACTTTTCGCAGTTCTCTGGAAATAAAATCATTTATGAGAAGTGCGCGTTCACTCGTGATGATCAGTACATTGTCGTAGAAGGGACTGGCGCTTTCTTGGTGTCTTGTGAGTGTGCAGGCGAACTATTGGCTCTTTGGGCCTTACAAGAAATTCACCACAATAGAAGTGAAATGACCTGCTTTCCGTTGCCATccattccttttgttttcagaagatCAGCCAAACGATGGCGCTCCAGTGATTGTCTCGGAGGATCAGTCGAACAATTGGTAGTCTACCTTGAAGCACCAGAGTCGTATGAGCCGGTTGAGCCTTTTGTGTGTTTAGTACCCTGTAATCACTGTACGCCATTTTGTAAAAAACTGGGAGCATTACTACAGTCAGTTTATGATTCATCCTTGAGAGCAGTTCGCCAACTGATTGTTGAACTTTATCCTTATATATTTGATTTCCAGGTTTGGAATGTACACAATGGAAGACCTTTGTTGTACGATGTCTTTTCGCTCAGTGTTCAGTTAAACGAATTCACTTATTTTTGGCACGTAAGGCACGGCAGACAGTTGAAGGGACTTTACGGTATCACCGCTAAAGCTTCTTCTATCAGTAACATAGCTGTGGCAAATGCTGTTTACGCTGTTACCCTTTCTGAGATGCACGGGGAGTTGCGGAGGCTGAGGGTGAGAAGATTCCTAGACAAGGAGGCATGGCTGACACGGAAACGGGAAGGACACCCAGAGGAGGATATTAGGCGACGGGTCCCAAGGCTATCGAGGATACTTTTTGCGTTCTCTCGAATGAATTCTCATCTGCTTCTGAAAGATGATTTTTCCGTGAGTTTCATTTCCGTTTCACCACGACAGAAATGGCTCCTCCTGAGCTATTGGGATGAACCTAACATTTTACGTGTGTACTCTGTATCCGAAGCAAATGAAGAACAGTATTTTCTTGATGCTAACTGTATCCTGAGAAAGCTCGAGCCGTTTTGTTACTTCACATTTACGAATGATGACAGCTACTTCATATATAGCACTTCATCAGGGTCACTATACGCTTTATGTCTCCAAACAGGTACAGCTTTGAAAAGCGTTACTGGAACAAACCTTTGTGTGTTCAAAGGGGAAAGGCAGGTTGGTTATTCCTTTCAAAGCAAAAGCGAGAAAAAAGCAATATATTTGACAGATCTTTTTAGCCCGTTGGTGTTTCTACGCTTATCAAGCTTAATCCATGGCTCAGCAGTATCAAAATCCGCTGCAACGACATTCATTTCAAGTGACAGCTTGAAAGCTGTGAGCTCCAACTCGCTGACTACGAGTTTGCAATTTATGAATGAAAGCATGTCACCCACATCGGACGCTTCATTGGCAAGTTCTCGTGTGCTCCAAAACGTTGTGTTTTCTgctaatggaaagtcaattgccTTTCGTGATGAAAACAAGGTAAAGTTGTGCAGTGTATCTGCAGAATTCGTAGAGGTCCAGGAGTGTTGTACCATATTTGATCAAACGTCTTCGTTAACGGCTGTAATCTCTTTCTCCACTGACAGTCAATATCTTCTCGTTTGTATACGGGATAAGTTAAACGACCAGGATTTCTACGTTTGGGATGTTGAAAAACAACAGCTgtcagttaaatttaaattgtcAGGATGTGTCATTTTCGAATGTTTTTGTCTTTCCCCGGACAAAACGAAGTTGATCTTATGTTGCGAATATGAAATTCATATTTGGAAGTATTGCAATGGTACTTGCTGTTTATTGGAAAGAATTGGAGTCGAGAGATTTTACAGTTCTGTCAAATTTAGTCAGTGTATTGTTTCTTTGGACAATGAACTGCTAGTTTGCTGCATCGCAAACATAATTATTCTCTACAGCCTTCGGGTTCCTGGCAGAATTTTTCAGTCCAAACGATCTTTCCGTGGTCATCTTGGCAGAGTTGAGTTCTGTaagtttttgaaaataaacCGTTACCTTATTAGTTATGGCATTGACGGCGTAGTTTTCCTGTGGGATTTGGAAAAGGCAAAAGCTGTTGGGTTCGCGAAAATAACGCAAAACCAGGAATCGATCGTTGGCATGGCCGTGTCACCCGATGAGGACAGAGCTGTTTGCTTCACGTCCCGTGGTCGAATATGCGTTGTTAAGCTCTGTAACCTGGGAATGTGCCTCTCTTTGAAATTGTTGACGGCACCAACAAAACACGAAACGAATAGTGCAGAGGAAAGTCCACAATCTGCAGGAGAAATGGTGTCTACGATTTCAGCTCCATGTGCTGAGGATGAACTGGAATTCAGCAGTTCTGAGTCGGAAGAAGACATGTTTTCTTACTACTTGGAACATGATGACATTGACGAATTTGATTGA